A section of the Bacillus pumilus genome encodes:
- a CDS encoding biotin transporter BioY, with amino-acid sequence MRIQDMMQMALMTAVIGMLGLIPPILLTFTPVPITLQTAGLLLAGGLLKPKQALISLLLFLLVVAAGAPLLSGARGGIGVFFGPSGGFLLAYPAAALMISLWINRLQKVTTLRLFVIFAICSIGILYLCGIPFQAMIMNIKVTQAALLSLIYIPGDLIKAGICAVLTVKIIAAMSYRKRDVNKGRRAV; translated from the coding sequence TTGAGAATTCAAGATATGATGCAAATGGCGTTAATGACTGCGGTTATTGGGATGTTAGGGTTGATCCCACCGATTTTACTTACGTTTACACCTGTTCCCATCACGTTGCAAACGGCAGGTCTTTTGCTTGCTGGTGGGCTATTAAAGCCAAAACAGGCACTGATCAGTTTACTTCTGTTTCTCTTGGTTGTGGCAGCAGGTGCACCTCTTTTGTCAGGTGCCAGAGGCGGGATAGGGGTCTTTTTTGGACCAAGCGGTGGATTTTTACTTGCTTATCCAGCGGCTGCCCTCATGATTAGTTTGTGGATCAACCGACTACAAAAAGTGACCACCTTGCGTCTTTTTGTGATCTTTGCGATATGCAGTATCGGAATTTTGTATCTATGCGGCATTCCTTTTCAAGCGATGATCATGAATATCAAGGTCACTCAGGCAGCTCTTCTTAGTCTGATTTATATTCCAGGTGATCTCATCAAGGCAGGCATATGTGCCGTTCTCACGGTGAAAATCATTGCGGCTATGTCATATCGAAAAAGGGATGTGAATAAAGGGAGGCGTGCAGTTTGA
- a CDS encoding AI-2E family transporter, translating to MKKRPIQFLIYAAGVLLVLASLLILLQLDELWMPIFLLLKAVLIPLLIAIFISYLLYPIVERLHAGGLPRTVSLLLIYVLFFGGIGLAVYKGAPVMIKQLNELSEQIPVLAETYNGALSHIHHHTSHWPDGLHDRLDRLIVQSETYAANGAERMILSCKVLLDYALVAALIPFLVFYMVKDMNTMKRAAWYLTPPSFRKRGHAFVKAVDESLGNYIRGQLLVCSFIGGAATIVLWLFHIPYPLVLGMLIGATNVIPYFGPIIGAIPAVFIAFTISVKSVIIVLITVAVLQFLESNVLSPIIVGRSLHMHPVVIMLVLLAGGELFGLIGMILAVPTAAIIRVIIVQYILMRRSVH from the coding sequence GTGAAGAAACGTCCGATCCAATTTCTGATATATGCCGCAGGGGTCCTGCTTGTCCTTGCATCTTTGCTCATTTTATTGCAGCTCGACGAGTTATGGATGCCTATTTTTTTGTTGTTAAAGGCGGTTCTCATTCCGCTACTCATTGCTATTTTTATTTCTTATCTGCTTTATCCGATAGTGGAAAGATTGCATGCAGGGGGCTTACCAAGGACTGTGAGTCTCTTATTGATTTATGTCCTGTTTTTTGGCGGGATTGGGCTTGCGGTTTATAAAGGGGCGCCTGTCATGATCAAGCAGCTAAATGAGCTGTCAGAACAAATTCCTGTGCTTGCGGAAACGTATAATGGCGCCTTATCACATATTCATCATCATACAAGCCATTGGCCTGACGGACTTCACGACCGCTTGGATCGCTTAATTGTTCAATCGGAGACATATGCAGCTAACGGCGCGGAGCGGATGATTCTTAGCTGTAAAGTCTTACTTGATTATGCACTAGTTGCAGCGCTCATCCCTTTTCTTGTTTTTTATATGGTGAAGGATATGAATACAATGAAGCGGGCCGCATGGTATTTGACGCCGCCCTCATTTCGGAAGAGGGGGCATGCGTTTGTAAAGGCAGTTGATGAATCACTTGGTAATTATATTAGAGGGCAGCTGCTTGTCTGTTCATTCATTGGGGGGGCAGCCACCATTGTGCTCTGGCTGTTTCATATTCCGTACCCGCTTGTCCTTGGTATGCTGATTGGCGCAACGAATGTCATTCCGTATTTTGGACCGATTATTGGCGCGATTCCCGCTGTCTTTATTGCGTTTACCATCTCGGTGAAATCAGTTATTATTGTGCTGATTACAGTCGCCGTACTGCAATTTTTAGAAAGCAACGTCCTTAGCCCGATTATCGTAGGGAGAAGTCTTCATATGCATCCTGTCGTCATTATGCTTGTCTTGCTTGCTGGTGGAGAGTTATTTGGTTTAATAGGCATGATTTTAGCCGTACCAACTGCCGCTATCATCAGGGTGATCATTGTGCAATATATCCTGATGAGGCGAAGCGTTCATTGA
- a CDS encoding amino acid ABC transporter ATP-binding protein: MITFEKVNKHYGQFHVLKDINLHIQKGEVVVIIGPSGSGKSTMLRCINRLESIDEGKVLVNEVPVQHPKTNINLVRQNIGMVFQHFHLYPHKTVLENIMLAPMKVKKVSKEEARETAEFYLHKVGIPDKANAYPSRLSGGQQQRVAIARGLAMKPEVMLFDEPTSALDPEMIGEVLDVMKQLAREGMTMVVVTHEMGFAREVADRIVFIDEGRVLEESTPAAFYEKPREKRAQLFLSRILNH, from the coding sequence ATGATCACATTCGAAAAAGTCAATAAACATTATGGCCAGTTCCATGTACTGAAAGACATTAACCTACATATTCAAAAAGGTGAGGTCGTCGTGATCATCGGTCCTTCAGGATCAGGTAAAAGCACAATGCTCAGATGCATCAATCGTCTTGAAAGCATTGATGAGGGTAAGGTTCTTGTCAACGAAGTGCCTGTTCAGCATCCGAAAACCAATATCAATCTTGTCAGGCAAAATATCGGGATGGTATTTCAGCACTTTCACCTCTATCCGCATAAGACGGTGCTTGAAAACATTATGCTTGCGCCAATGAAGGTGAAAAAGGTGAGCAAAGAAGAAGCGAGGGAAACAGCCGAATTTTATTTACATAAAGTCGGTATTCCTGATAAAGCTAACGCCTACCCTTCAAGACTATCAGGCGGACAGCAGCAGCGTGTTGCCATTGCTAGAGGGCTTGCGATGAAACCAGAGGTCATGCTGTTCGACGAACCGACATCAGCTCTTGACCCAGAGATGATTGGAGAGGTACTAGATGTGATGAAACAGCTCGCCCGAGAAGGAATGACCATGGTTGTCGTCACACATGAGATGGGATTTGCCAGAGAAGTGGCCGATCGTATTGTCTTTATTGATGAAGGCAGAGTTCTTGAAGAATCAACACCGGCTGCATTTTATGAGAAACCGCGTGAGAAACGCGCACAGCTCTTTTTAAGCCGTATTTTAAATCACTAG
- a CDS encoding IreB family regulatory phosphoprotein, translating to MSSFDKTMKFNFSDDSAETNVNEVLITVYDALQEKGYNPINQIVGYLLSGDPAYIPRHQDARNLIRKLERDELIEELVKSYLETHKEA from the coding sequence GTGAGTTCATTTGATAAGACAATGAAGTTTAACTTCTCTGATGATTCAGCTGAAACCAATGTGAATGAAGTGCTCATTACAGTATATGACGCACTCCAAGAAAAAGGATACAACCCGATCAATCAAATTGTCGGATACTTGCTGTCAGGCGACCCTGCTTATATTCCAAGACATCAGGATGCTCGCAACCTAATTCGTAAACTAGAACGAGACGAATTAATTGAGGAATTGGTTAAATCGTACTTAGAGACACATAAAGAGGCGTAA
- a CDS encoding amino acid ABC transporter permease: MLRFSILTENFNLYVEGFKYTIGASVIALIGSFLIGTLIAIMRIAPLRPLNWLGTAYVEFIRNIPLLLITFVFFFGLPVLGIVADGFTAGTIALAIYTSAFIAEAIRAGIQAVPLGQMEAARASGLSYGGTMRYIILPQAIKIVIPPLGNQFINLVKNSSILGVIAGFDLMYQGDLIASRTFVTFDVYIFVAMFYLILTIPLSLGVGYLEKRLARSH; the protein is encoded by the coding sequence TTGCTGCGGTTTTCCATTCTCACTGAAAACTTCAATCTTTATGTAGAAGGGTTTAAATATACAATTGGTGCAAGTGTCATTGCTTTGATTGGAAGCTTTTTGATCGGTACACTCATTGCCATTATGAGAATTGCACCACTCAGACCACTCAACTGGTTAGGGACGGCTTACGTGGAATTTATTCGGAATATTCCGTTATTATTGATTACATTTGTCTTCTTCTTTGGATTACCCGTGCTTGGTATTGTAGCAGATGGCTTCACCGCCGGCACAATTGCCCTTGCCATTTATACCTCAGCCTTTATTGCTGAAGCCATTCGTGCAGGGATACAAGCTGTACCGCTTGGACAAATGGAAGCCGCCCGTGCTTCAGGTCTATCCTATGGCGGGACGATGCGGTATATCATTCTGCCGCAAGCGATTAAAATTGTCATTCCCCCTCTTGGGAATCAATTTATTAACCTTGTTAAAAACTCATCTATTTTAGGTGTCATCGCAGGGTTTGATCTTATGTATCAAGGAGACCTCATCGCTTCTAGAACATTTGTGACATTTGATGTCTACATTTTTGTTGCCATGTTCTATCTGATATTAACGATTCCGCTCAGTTTAGGCGTTGGTTATTTAGAAAAAAGATTAGCAAGAAGCCACTAG
- the ruvX gene encoding Holliday junction resolvase RuvX yields MRILGLDLGTKTLGVAISDEMGWTAQGIETIKIDEAGGDFGLSRLSEIVSQYGTDKIVLGFPKNMNGTVGPRGEASQSFAKVLENTYNVPVVLWDERLSTMAAEKMLISADVSRQKRKKVIDKMAAVMILQGYLDSLN; encoded by the coding sequence ATGAGAATTTTAGGCTTAGATTTAGGCACGAAAACCCTTGGTGTTGCAATCAGTGATGAAATGGGCTGGACGGCGCAGGGGATTGAAACAATTAAAATTGATGAAGCAGGCGGAGACTTCGGTCTCAGCCGCCTGTCTGAGATCGTCTCGCAATATGGAACGGATAAAATTGTACTTGGTTTTCCAAAAAATATGAACGGTACGGTCGGTCCTAGAGGCGAAGCCAGCCAATCATTTGCGAAAGTGTTAGAAAACACGTACAATGTTCCTGTTGTGCTTTGGGACGAGCGTCTGTCGACAATGGCAGCGGAAAAAATGCTCATCTCTGCAGATGTGAGCAGACAAAAGCGTAAAAAAGTCATTGATAAAATGGCGGCTGTTATGATCCTGCAAGGGTACTTAGACAGCTTAAATTAA
- the alaS gene encoding alanine--tRNA ligase — MKTLTSAQVRQMFLDFFKEKGHAVEPSASLVPHDDPTLLWINSGVATLKKYFDGRVVPDNPRICNAQKSIRTNDIENVGKTARHHTFFEMLGNFSIGDYFKEEAIEWAWEFLTSDEWIGFDPNLLSVTVHPEDEEAYVLWRDKIGVPEERIIRLEGNFWDIGEGPSGPNTEIFYDRGESYGHDMNDPELYPGGENERYLEVWNLVFSEFNHNPDGSYTPLPKKNIDTGMGLERMVSVIQNVPTNFDTDLFMPIIRAVETISGESYGETKEKDTAFKVIADHIRTVAFAVSDGALPSNEGRGYVLRRLLRRAVRYAKTIHIHRPFMFDLVPVVAEIMKDFYPDVQAKEEFIAKVIKNEEERFHETLNEGLAILSEVIKKERDKGSSQISGEDVFKLYDTYGFPVELTEEYAEDEHMTVDREGFQAEMEKQRERARNARQDVGSMQVQGGALGDIKVESTFVGYENLTAVAHMIELLQNGEIVSEAHEGDTVQILLDETPFYAESGGQVADKGTLKSAEVIIDIKDVKKAPNGQHVHEGVVVSGTAKKGLVVTAEVESALRKGIVKNHTATHLLHQALKDVLGSHVNQAGSLVNENRLRFDFSHFGQVTKEELSQIEKIVNEKIWEGISVAIDLKPIAEAKEMGAMALFGEKYGDIVRVVQVGDYSIELCGGCHVQNTAEIGLFKIASESGIGAGTRRIEAVTGKGAYEELNDQLGILEQAASELKSNTKDVPKRIASLQADLKEVQRENESLLAKLSQAEAGSILEKVTEIGGVKVLTEKVNAKDMNHLRTMVDDLKAKLGSAVIVLGAVQNGKVNISAGVTKDVIEKGLHAGKLVKQAAEICGGGGGGRPDMAQAGGKQPEKLEEALTSVEESVKSVL, encoded by the coding sequence ATGAAAACTTTAACTTCAGCTCAAGTACGCCAAATGTTTTTAGACTTTTTTAAAGAAAAAGGACATGCTGTAGAACCGAGTGCCTCACTCGTACCGCATGATGATCCGACACTTTTGTGGATCAACAGCGGGGTGGCAACATTAAAGAAATACTTTGATGGCCGCGTCGTACCTGACAATCCGCGTATTTGCAACGCGCAAAAATCAATTCGTACAAATGATATTGAAAACGTAGGGAAAACAGCACGTCATCATACGTTCTTTGAAATGCTTGGAAACTTCTCTATTGGTGATTATTTTAAAGAAGAAGCGATTGAATGGGCGTGGGAATTCCTCACAAGTGACGAATGGATTGGCTTTGACCCGAATTTGTTATCTGTCACTGTTCATCCAGAGGACGAAGAAGCGTATGTTCTATGGAGAGATAAAATCGGTGTACCTGAGGAACGTATTATTCGCCTTGAAGGGAACTTCTGGGATATTGGAGAGGGCCCAAGTGGACCGAATACAGAAATTTTCTATGACCGCGGTGAATCATACGGTCACGATATGAACGATCCAGAATTATATCCTGGCGGAGAAAATGAGCGTTATCTAGAAGTGTGGAACCTAGTGTTCTCTGAATTTAACCATAATCCAGATGGGTCATACACGCCGCTGCCGAAGAAAAATATTGATACAGGGATGGGTCTTGAACGAATGGTATCTGTCATTCAAAACGTGCCTACGAACTTTGATACTGATCTATTCATGCCAATTATTCGTGCAGTTGAAACCATTTCTGGAGAAAGCTATGGCGAAACAAAGGAAAAGGATACAGCATTCAAAGTCATTGCTGACCACATCCGGACGGTTGCCTTTGCTGTAAGTGATGGAGCGCTTCCTTCCAATGAAGGCCGCGGGTATGTGTTAAGACGTTTGCTTCGCCGTGCTGTGCGTTATGCAAAAACCATTCACATCCATCGCCCGTTTATGTTTGATCTAGTTCCAGTTGTGGCGGAAATCATGAAGGATTTCTACCCAGATGTACAAGCGAAAGAAGAATTTATTGCAAAAGTCATCAAGAATGAAGAAGAACGCTTCCATGAAACATTGAACGAAGGTTTAGCGATTTTGTCAGAAGTCATCAAAAAAGAAAGAGACAAAGGCAGCTCACAGATTTCAGGTGAAGATGTATTTAAGCTGTATGACACGTATGGATTCCCTGTCGAGCTCACAGAAGAATATGCAGAAGATGAGCACATGACAGTGGATCGAGAAGGCTTCCAGGCTGAGATGGAAAAGCAGCGTGAACGTGCAAGAAATGCGCGACAAGATGTCGGCAGTATGCAGGTTCAAGGCGGTGCTTTAGGAGATATTAAAGTAGAAAGCACATTTGTCGGCTACGAAAATCTAACGGCAGTTGCTCATATGATTGAATTGCTTCAAAATGGTGAAATTGTCTCAGAAGCACATGAAGGCGATACAGTACAAATTTTATTAGATGAAACACCTTTTTATGCAGAAAGCGGCGGACAAGTGGCTGATAAAGGGACATTGAAAAGCGCTGAAGTGATCATTGACATCAAAGATGTGAAAAAGGCACCAAACGGTCAGCATGTTCATGAAGGAGTAGTCGTAAGCGGTACAGCCAAAAAAGGACTTGTAGTTACTGCGGAAGTGGAATCAGCTCTTCGAAAAGGCATTGTGAAAAACCACACAGCGACACATCTATTGCATCAGGCGTTAAAAGACGTTTTGGGCAGCCATGTGAACCAAGCAGGATCACTGGTGAATGAAAATAGACTTCGCTTTGACTTCTCTCATTTTGGACAAGTTACAAAAGAAGAGTTGTCTCAGATTGAAAAAATCGTGAACGAAAAGATCTGGGAAGGCATCTCTGTTGCTATTGACCTGAAGCCGATTGCTGAAGCAAAAGAAATGGGTGCGATGGCGCTCTTTGGCGAGAAGTATGGCGATATTGTCCGAGTTGTCCAAGTAGGCGATTACAGCATCGAACTATGCGGCGGTTGTCACGTGCAAAATACTGCAGAAATCGGGTTGTTTAAAATTGCATCTGAATCGGGTATTGGTGCTGGAACACGCCGGATTGAAGCAGTGACTGGAAAAGGGGCATACGAAGAATTAAATGACCAGCTGGGGATTTTAGAGCAGGCAGCGAGTGAGCTGAAGTCAAATACGAAGGATGTACCAAAACGTATCGCTTCATTGCAGGCAGATTTAAAAGAAGTTCAAAGAGAAAACGAATCTCTTCTTGCAAAATTAAGCCAGGCTGAAGCAGGCTCTATTTTAGAGAAAGTGACAGAAATCGGCGGAGTGAAAGTGTTAACTGAAAAAGTAAACGCGAAAGACATGAACCATTTAAGAACAATGGTTGATGATTTAAAAGCTAAATTAGGCTCAGCTGTCATTGTGCTCGGAGCCGTTCAAAACGGAAAAGTAAACATTTCAGCAGGAGTGACAAAAGATGTCATCGAAAAAGGTCTGCATGCAGGGAAACTTGTGAAACAAGCAGCTGAAATCTGCGGCGGAGGCGGGGGCGGACGCCCAGACATGGCACAAGCAGGCGGAAAACAACCAGAAAAGCTAGAAGAAGCACTGACATCTGTCGAAGAATCTGTCAAATCCGTTTTATAA
- a CDS encoding DUF1292 domain-containing protein: MEHGEKQITIVDDNGNEQLCEVLFTFESDHFNKSYVLYYPISEQDNEEIEIHASSFTPNENGEDGELEPIETDEEWDMIEETLNTFLDQEEEDEE, from the coding sequence ATGGAACACGGAGAAAAGCAAATTACAATCGTTGATGATAATGGAAATGAACAGCTTTGCGAAGTACTATTTACTTTTGAAAGCGACCATTTTAACAAATCATATGTTCTTTACTACCCAATTTCTGAGCAAGACAATGAAGAAATTGAAATTCATGCATCAAGCTTCACGCCAAACGAAAACGGTGAAGATGGCGAACTAGAGCCTATTGAAACGGATGAAGAGTGGGACATGATTGAAGAAACGTTAAATACGTTCTTAGATCAAGAAGAAGAAGACGAAGAATAG
- a CDS encoding YrzQ family protein, with translation MGKMTSSLLTLGAGALAYHFASRYDMPSKRDMKKLRKRVMRMM, from the coding sequence ATGGGCAAAATGACTTCTTCACTATTAACGCTTGGTGCAGGTGCACTCGCATATCACTTTGCAAGCCGATATGATATGCCATCAAAGCGGGATATGAAAAAGCTAAGAAAACGTGTGATGAGAATGATGTAA
- a CDS encoding amino acid ABC transporter permease produces MDFLGAYQPDHLAFLLEGFAVTLKVAFISIILSFLIGLVIGTLRFAQIPILSKILAVVVETIRNLPLLLIIFFTYFALPEIGIKLSITASAIAALTVFESAMLSEIIRSGLKSIDKGQIEAARSSGLTYIQTLKMIIMPQALRRMVPPIVSQFISLLKDTSLAVVIALPELLHHAQILNGQSQSYLLPIFLLAAMMYFVVNFSLSLLARRLEYRQA; encoded by the coding sequence ATGGATTTTCTAGGTGCCTACCAGCCTGATCATCTCGCCTTTTTACTTGAAGGATTTGCTGTCACCTTAAAAGTGGCTTTTATCTCCATCATTTTGAGCTTTCTCATTGGATTAGTCATTGGAACATTGCGGTTCGCTCAAATTCCGATTTTATCAAAGATACTTGCAGTCGTCGTCGAAACCATTCGAAACTTGCCGCTCTTATTGATCATTTTTTTCACATATTTTGCATTGCCCGAAATCGGCATTAAGCTGAGCATTACAGCCTCGGCTATAGCAGCTTTAACCGTATTTGAATCAGCAATGCTGTCAGAAATTATTCGAAGTGGTTTAAAATCAATTGATAAGGGGCAAATCGAAGCCGCCAGGTCCTCTGGTTTAACCTATATCCAAACGTTAAAAATGATTATTATGCCGCAGGCTTTACGCCGAATGGTGCCGCCAATTGTTAGTCAATTCATCTCTCTTTTAAAAGATACGTCACTAGCTGTTGTCATTGCACTTCCAGAACTATTGCATCACGCTCAAATATTAAACGGTCAGAGCCAATCTTACTTACTGCCCATTTTCCTATTAGCGGCGATGATGTATTTTGTCGTCAATTTCAGCTTATCATTACTCGCACGCCGATTAGAATATAGGCAGGCATAA
- a CDS encoding prc-barrel domain-containing protein produces the protein MRTCRELEGMSIYTGETSHSLGSIKDICLLAGGSCGGYVLDGKKKDCAFIPFSAGDQLTDKGLYVSCQEGVGMDSSAPSLLFSKLKKKMMQSPDGENLGILEDVYFCTNSGTIVAYELSDGFFTELSGIRKQLQAAGTLINVQKEALVLNRT, from the coding sequence TTGAGAACATGTCGAGAGCTTGAAGGAATGTCAATCTATACTGGTGAAACGTCTCATTCACTTGGTTCCATAAAAGATATTTGCTTATTAGCCGGAGGCAGCTGCGGAGGTTATGTATTAGATGGGAAAAAGAAAGACTGTGCCTTCATTCCATTCTCGGCTGGGGATCAGCTGACAGACAAAGGCTTATATGTGAGCTGCCAGGAGGGTGTAGGCATGGATTCCTCCGCCCCATCCCTCTTATTTTCGAAATTAAAAAAGAAAATGATGCAGTCGCCTGACGGTGAAAATTTAGGCATTTTGGAAGATGTATACTTTTGCACAAATTCGGGCACAATCGTAGCATATGAACTCTCGGACGGCTTCTTTACAGAGCTATCAGGGATTCGAAAACAGCTTCAGGCTGCCGGAACCTTGATCAACGTTCAAAAGGAAGCGCTTGTTCTAAACCGAACGTAA
- a CDS encoding transporter substrate-binding domain-containing protein codes for MKKMKRFGLLLFMTCCIAALTACGFAEKGSTDAKQGSSLETIQKDKKMIFGVKNDTRLFGLKNPSSGDIEGFDIDIAKAIAKEILGDEGKAEFKEVTSKTRIPLLQKGDIHAIVATMTITEERKKEVNFSDVYFEAGQSLLVKKGSDIQSIDDLKKGTKVLAVKGSTSSQNIREKAPEASVLEFENYQEAFTALKSNQGQVLTTDNAILFGMADEDSNYEVVGGTFTDEPYGIAVKKGDKELTTAINKALKTLKDNGEYDKIHQKWIKK; via the coding sequence ATGAAAAAAATGAAACGCTTTGGCCTACTACTCTTTATGACTTGCTGTATTGCCGCATTAACAGCTTGCGGATTTGCTGAAAAAGGCTCGACTGATGCAAAACAAGGAAGTTCTTTAGAAACCATCCAGAAAGACAAAAAAATGATTTTCGGGGTCAAGAATGATACACGTCTCTTCGGTCTAAAAAATCCAAGCAGCGGAGATATTGAAGGGTTTGATATCGATATTGCAAAAGCCATCGCAAAGGAAATACTCGGTGATGAAGGAAAAGCAGAATTCAAAGAAGTGACATCCAAAACGAGAATTCCTTTACTGCAAAAAGGAGATATTCATGCAATCGTCGCAACCATGACAATTACTGAAGAGCGTAAAAAAGAAGTCAATTTCTCAGATGTTTACTTTGAAGCAGGACAATCACTGCTTGTGAAAAAAGGAAGCGACATTCAATCAATTGATGATTTGAAGAAAGGAACGAAAGTGCTTGCAGTAAAAGGATCTACTTCTTCTCAAAATATCCGCGAAAAAGCACCTGAAGCGTCTGTATTAGAATTTGAGAACTATCAGGAAGCTTTTACAGCTTTAAAATCGAATCAAGGGCAAGTGCTGACAACTGATAATGCGATCTTATTTGGTATGGCAGATGAGGATTCAAATTACGAAGTCGTCGGCGGCACCTTTACAGATGAGCCTTATGGCATTGCTGTCAAGAAAGGCGATAAGGAATTAACAACGGCCATTAATAAAGCCCTAAAGACATTAAAAGACAATGGGGAGTATGACAAGATTCATCAAAAATGGATCAAAAAATAA